Proteins from one Ficedula albicollis isolate OC2 chromosome 3, FicAlb1.5, whole genome shotgun sequence genomic window:
- the IYD gene encoding iodotyrosine deiodinase 1, protein MVLFSSLTPVFIAIICVLIGVIMKKTNGEKEKRDTESRHPSRPWVDEDLKDGTDHPLEEEEGEEEWQGLEENVAHVPFAGERYSEAEMIERSRAFYELLNQRRSVRFLSDEPVPREVIDNVIRTAGTSPSGAHTEPWTFVVVQDPDLKHKIREIVEEEEEINYKKRMGDRWVNDLKRLRTNWIKEYLDTAPYLILIFKQVYGRLPNGKKKTHYYNEISVSIACGILLAALQNAGLYTVTSTPLNCGPQLRVLLRRPANEKLLLLLPVGYPKKDATVPALTRKPLEDIMVLM, encoded by the exons ATGgtgctcttttcttccctcacaCCAGTATTTATAGCTATTATATGTGTTTTGATTGGGGTGATAATGAAGAAGACgaatggagagaaggaaaaacgTGACACTGAAAGCAGGCATCCATCTCGCCCATGGGTAGATGAAGACTTAAAAGATGGCACTGACCATCCCTTAGAAGAAGAAG AGGGTGAGGAGGAGTGGCAAGGACTTGAAGAAAATGTTGCCCATGTCCCCTTTGCTGGCGAGCGCTACTCTGAGGCTGAAATGATCGAAAGGTCACGGGCGTTCTATGAGCTGCTGAATCAGAGGCGGTCTGTCAGGTTTCTCAGTGATGAGCCAGTCCCCAGGGAGGTCATCGATAATGTCATCAGAACAGCAG GTACTTCACCTAGTGGAGCACACACTGAGCCCTGGACCTTTGTGGTAGTGCAAGATCCGGATTTAAAACATAAGATTCGTGAAATTgtagaagaagaagaggaaatcAACTACAAAAAAAGGATGGGAGACAGATGGGTTAATGACCTGAAAAGATTGAG AACAAATTGGATCAAAGAATACTTGGACACTGCTCCGTATTTGATCCTCATTTTCAAGCAGGTATATGGGCGCCTTCCAAATGGCAAAAAGAAGACCCACTACTACAATGAAATCAGTGTTTCCATTGCCTGTGGTATCCTGCTTGCTGCACTGCAG AACGCGGGGCTGTACACGGTGACCTCCACACCCCTGAACTGCGGCCCCCAGCTCCGGGTGCTGCTCCGGCGCCCAGCCAACGAgaagctcctgctgctgctccccgtGGGCTATCCCAAGAAAGATGCCACAGTGCCCGCGCTGACTCGGAAACCGCTGGAAGACATCATGGTGCTCATGTGA